GCTCACGTTTCACATTCAGGAACCGCAGACTCATGTTCGGAAACTGCTCGAAGAAGCGCCACATACGCTCTTGCTTGTCCCCTGCGATATCCTGCTGCAACACTACAACATCATAGAAATATGACGGATCAGCATTCTTCATAGCCGAATAAACCGTAGTGGTGAGCTGTGGAACATAATTATCATCCGCGGCGAACACGACTGGAACGATCGGCTTGTCGAACACATCAAGCGGCTTCAGCTCTTCAGCGGGTTCTGGATTGGTGAAGTGTACGCACTGCAGTTCTTTGAACCGCCAGTTGGAATCGACGCGCTTGTGGTGTAGCAGGTAGATGTTCAGCAGACGCTCGGAAAGATGCCCGGGCGTGCGCAGGGCTTCCCTGCTGTAGTGGCTGTAGTCGGTGTTCCTGTCGAATTCCTCAAGGATTGGGAACATCCAGGAGCAATAGTCGAAGAAGATTTCCCTCTTCATGATGAACATGTTGCAGAAGCAGGCTTTGTTGCCCTCGAAGAAGGCCTTCGCATCCTCCTTGTAATCGGGGTACATGCTGCACAGGATCTGATAGCAACGCTTCAGATCATCATCGTAAAGCAAGGGAGCAGCCTCCCACAATGCACGCGGAGTCCCATGCTTGTCAATGATTTCCTCAAGATTGCCGAAGGGTGTGGTGATAACATCGTACTGCTTGACCACTTTGGCGATGTTGGCATCGTTGAGACCATATTTTCGTGCGGCTTTCGCATCGATATAGTCATCCATGATTTCGCCATACGGATTCTCCTCATGCGGGGTTTCGGAGAAATCGAAGTACCTGCGGTAATGGCAGAAACCGTAGTAATCGGCGTTGATGTTCTTCCATGCCCAGTATTGCGTAGTGAGTTCGCAATAGCGTGGATTGCGTTCGGAAATGTTTTCTCCGTCATCATCATGGAACGCCCAAGGGAAACGGTAGCTGCCCTCGCGCAGGCCTACCTGTACAGGCTGCATGATGACGCTATCGAAGGTGTCGACGTTCTTATGCGTGGTGACGAAGAGACGAATGCGTTGCTCGTTGTACTTCTGGAACGTTTCCGTATTGCAGGTCTTTTCAGTGAGCTCAGACATATGATGGGTGGCGACCTGTTTCATTTCATGGAATCGGATAGAATCTTCGGATATCTGATCGGCGGGAACGGTGATGGCATTGGCCATTGCGAGCCAGTTCGGTAAAGTATTGTCCGGGGCAATCAATTGATCTGCGGAAAGCAGAGCGTAGGCTTTATCACGTACGAAGCGGTAAATCTCTCGACCGGTGATTGCCGGGCCGAAGACCTCCTGCATGGATTCCAACGCTTCGGCTTTCTCATCTTCGGGGATACGAACAGCCCAGTCGTTCGCGAGAATTTCGGTGGCTTTACGCTGGAATCCCTGTGCACATGAACGCAACATGTCGGAATGCTGTGCGTCGGCGAACTCGTATGACGCATCGAAATCCGCCTTGAAATGTTCACAGTACTTTGCGTATTTCTTTGCGCTGATGGTGTTGGTTCCGCTGATGCCTCGTCCGTAGTAATACACGTATCCGCGGCAGTGTTTGCAGGAATGGTAGGTCTTCGCGAAGGCGGAAACGACAAAACATTCATAGCCGTCCTGGGAACGTCCGAGCCTGTCCTTGGTCATCGCGGCAAATGCTTGCTTGAGGATGGAAGTCTTGTAGAGGCGCTGGGTTACGCGCCAATCCACTTTGTAACCTCGGGACTCATCGAAGATATCGCGAACGATATCCTCTCCCGATGAATCTGGTATCTCGGTATTGTTGAATGCTTCAAATGCTTCCTGTTCGGATTGCAGAAGGTCATTGGCACCGATTACCGTCAGACCATAATGAAGAATATCTACGGGGTGCTGAGACAATTCCTGCACGAGCTGTTCGCACATGTCAGGTTTCAGTGCATCATCACCGTCAAGGAAGAACGTGTATTCTCCGGTAGCGGCCTCTGCTCCGGCCATGCGAGTGCGATGAGTGCCCATGTTAGGATTGTTGGCAATCACGCGAATGCGGGGATCCTGCGTGGCGGCAGCCTCTGCGATCTGGGCCACGTCGTCGGTACTCGCGTCATTGACTACAATTGCCTCGATGTCGGAGAACGTCTGATTCCGTACGGAATCAAGGCATTCCTGCAAGTACGAACCTACGTTGTAGGCAGGAATGACAATTGAAATCTTAGGCATTGATTCTTCCTTCAGGGAGCATTGATTTGCAATATTGATGCTAGATGACCTTTACATATTTAATCGTCATAAGAAATGAGATGCATTCGCATGGCACGGTCATTCAACAAGGCATAATCTCTCGTATTAGCTTTATCTCTGACAGCGAAAAGCAAAGAATTATCGTCATTAGTATAAGCAATCATATCCGTTCGCTTATCATCTTCTAAGTTCTCAGTACGGAAAGAACCTACAAGACGAAATTCGCCGTTATTAAACAAAGCGAGGGGCATATCCATGTGTAAAATATGATGACCCTTCTGAACTTTGAGGTTCTTCTGACCTGAATCATAGGGGATTCCGCCACGTTTAATATCGTTCATTGCAATTGCGATGTAGCCGTCATCGTCATTGTATTCGTATTCAATGTCGAATTTGAAAGTATCAGAACAATTAGCAACAGTTGGTGAAACCGGAATGAATCGGAATGTGGGGACACGGTCGTTGAGTCCTTCTGGATGTTCATTCTTTTTCGGACGACTGTGCTTTTGGTCACTTCTGATGTTTTCGAGAGTGTATTGATCAGCAACTGAGTCTTTATCTCCTGAAGCAATGATATTGCCATCTTTGATTAAGATAGCTTTATTGCAATAACGTTTCACTGCGTCCATGGAATGCGTGACCAAAATAACAGTTTTTGTCGGATCCCTCTTGATTTTAGTGAAGAAATCATCGCATTTGCGCTGGAACGCCTCATCGCCGACGGCGAGCACTTCGTCGAGTACCAGAATGTCACCTTGTGCCTTAATGGCTACGGAGAAAGCGAGACGGACCTGCATGCCGGAAGAATAGTTCTTGAGCTTCTGATCCATGAAATCCTCAAGCTCGGCGAATTCCACGATGTCATCGTACATGGCATCGATTTCCGTGCGGGTGAAGCCGAGCAACGCGCCATTCAGATACACATTTTCACGGCCGGTCAGCTCAGGGTTGAATCCCACGCCAAGTTCAATGAACGGGACCAGCTTGCCCTTGACGGTGACGGACCCCTGCTCCGGAGTGTAAATCTGAGAAATAATCTTCAACAGTGTGGACTTTCCGGATCCGTTACGCCCAACAATGCCGAAAAAGTCGCCCTGCTGCACCTCGAAATTGATATCGCGCAGCACATGTTGCTCGGTATAGCCTTTGATGCCCTTCGTCCAATTCAGAAACGCCATCTTCAGGCCGGTCGCCTGCTCGGTGGGTAAACGGAACATCTTGGCCACATGGTCGACCTTGAGCACCACAGGACGTTCGTCCACGGTTTTCTCCTGCGTCTTCTCAGCCATTGCAACTTCAGCCATAATCAGAGCACCTCCGCGAACTTGGAGCTGTACTTGCGGAACACATGAATACCTAGGCACAAAATAAAAACAGACAACGCATATGGCAGCAGGCACAGCAGCCTGTTATCGACCATGGTCCACACTGTTGGCACGTATTCCGGGGAAAGCAGATTGTGACGAATATCCATGATTATCTGTGTGGAAGGATTCAGCATGAGCAATTTACCAGCCCATGCGAACTCCGGATTATTGGCCACCATCGAAATCGGGTAAATTATAGGCGTGGCGTAGAACATGGCTTGCAGCACGACCTCCCATATATGCGCCACATCACGGAAGTACACGAACAGCGAGGCGAGCAGCAATGCCACGCCCAATCCTAAGCAATACAGCTGAATGATGTTGAACGGCACGAGCAACACGCGCCAGGTGTAGTGCGCATGGGCGAAGAAGCCGAACAGGAGCACCACGCATAGGTTGATGCCCAACGAAATCATAGAACCCATCGTGGTGGACGCCACGATGATGTAATTCGGGAAGTGTACTTTGCGTAGCAGATCACCACGTCCAACGATGGATTGCATGCCCATGCTGGTTGATTCGGAGAAGAAGCTCCACAAACAGGTACCGCATAGCAATGAAATCGGGAAGGTTGGGGTGCCATCCGAGAACTTCAGGAACTTCACGAACACCACATACATCACGGCGAACAACATCAACGGCTTCAGCACGGACCATACCATGCCCAGGAATGATCCCTGATAGCGCAGCTGGAAGTCGGTCTTCACCAGTTCCTTGAAAACCACCATCGCGTAGTGGTACCTCTTCTTGAGGCTCTCAAAAAAATCTTTCACGAACATTCCATCCTACTAGTGCGAAGCGTTTGGACGCAAAATCATGTGGCAGTGCGGTTGATGCGCTCTCCTTCGACAGTACTCTCATATATTCTAGTGAGGAAAGGACGTTTGTCTTAGTAAGGCGGAATATCTCACATGGTTCTCACAGCGGAACAGCACCATTCGAACATCCGAATCTTCGTGTCGGCACATAAGCAGGCCACGTTTCCCAAGGGGGAGAGCATTCTTCCGATGCAGGTAGGCGCCGCTCACGCCACGACCCGTTTCCCGAACACCTTGCATGACGATGAAGGCGAGAACATCTCTGCCGAAAATCCGCGGTATTGCGAGCTGACCGCGCAATACTGGGCTTGGAAGAACGAAGATGCCGATTATTACGGTTTCTGCCACTATCGTAGATATTTCGATTTCACGGATACCCCACATAAGGAAAACGATTACGGCGAAATCATTGACTCATATATTGATAGTCGCACGATTGCCGAATATGGCATCAACGACAAGGCGATCGCACATGCAGTGGACGGATGGGACATCATCACCACACCATTGAACGATGTTCGTCGTATCGGCGGATTTTCAAACCTTAAACAGCATTGGGACGCCGACGAGCATCTGCGGCTGAATGACTTACGCCATATGTACGACATTCTGTGCGAGCGGCATCCCGATTACAAGATGGATGCCGATGCCGTACTCAACGGCCGCACCGCAGCATTCTGCAATATGTTCATCATGAGGAAAGAAATCTTCTTCGAATACAACGAGTGGCTATTCCCATTGCTTGACGAATTCGCAATGACCACCGACTTCAGCAAGATGGACATGCAGACCACGCGCACCGTCGGCCATCTCTCCGAACGGCTTTTGAACATCTTTATCGCACACAAGCAGCGCACCGGCGCAGACTGGAAAATCAAACGACTGCAATGCGTGCATTTTCTGCATCCAGAGCCGAACGCGATACTGGAACCGGTAGGGCAGGAGCGTGGACGTGTGGTGCCGGTGGTGTTCGCCGCGGACAACAATTACGTCCCGATGCTCACCACCACCATCTATTCAATGCTGAAGAACGCTTCCACGAATCGTATGTATGACGTGATCGTACTAGAACGAAACATAACCGACGAGAACAAGCGCTACATGCGGCAGTTCTTTGCAAGGTTCTCGAATGCCCTGATTCGTTTCTTCGACGTGAACCGCTATCTCGCCGGATTCAATCTCACTACCAGCAATGCGCACATCAGCATTGAAACATATTATCGTTTCATCATTCAAGAAGCGTTGCCATTCTACTCGAAGCTGCTGTATCTGGACTGTGACCTGGTGGTCAATGGCGATATCACCGAACTATTCGATACCGAACTCGGAAGCAACGCTATCGCTGCAGTACCAGATATTGATTTCATTGGAAATCTCAACATGAAGAACGGTGAGCGTGCTGAATACGTTCATAAACAGTTGCACATGCGTGACGCATATGGCTACTTCCAAGCCGGTGTATTGGTAATGAATCTCGACCGCATGCGCAAGATTCACACAGTGCACGAATGGCTAGAAATCGCTTCCAGACCGGGATACATATACAATGATCAAGACATTCTTAACGTAGAGTGTGAAGGTCTTGTCACATATTTGGATTATTCGTGGAACGTGATGCACAATTGTGCAGGCCGCATTGCTGGAGTGTTCGATTTCGCACCTGCCTCCATGTACAAGGCGTATATGCAATCACGTAATACGCCAAAAATTGTGCACTACGCGGGCTTTGATAAACCATGGGAAAATCCATGGTGCGATTTCGCACCGCTGTACTGGAGCTATGCGTGTGAAACGCCATTCGCGGCACAAATGGTTGCCGCAATGAGCGGCGTGGAACGCCCCGCCCCACCAGAACACCACGAACGCGCAATTGCCGAAGACAGCCCTATGCGCAAGTATGTGGATGTGCTGGCTCCGGTCGGCTCCAAACAACGAGAACTGCTGAAAGTGATAGCGCGCAAGGCGCAGGGCAAACGGTGAGACAGGCAGACAAGTCACCGGTTGTTGACGGGGGCTTCGTGTCCTCGTCAACAACCGACCATGGTTTCACAGGGAAGAATTAGTCCCTGCGAAACAGATCGCGGGTGTAGACCTTGTCGCTCACGCCCAGCAAATCGTCATTCCAACGGTTGGCTACGATGGCAGACGAGCGGGTCTTGAAATCAGCGAGATCATGGGTAACCTCACTGCCATGGAAATTGGATTCGCGCAATGTGGGCTCATAGATGAGTACGGGGATGCCGTTCGCTTTGAACTGCTTCATAACGTCTTGGATGGCGGACTGACGGAAATTATCGGAACCGGACTTCATGGTCAATCGGTAGATACCGATGATAGGGTTCTGAACATTCCTGACAAGTTCCATCACCTCAGAGGCTACGAATTCCTTGCGGGTACGATTTGCGTCTACAATGGCCTCAATGAGGTTCTGCGGAACCTGACTGTAATTGGCTAACAGCTGTTTGGTGTCCTTCGGTAGGCAATATCCGCCATAGCCGAAGCTGGGGTTATTATAGCCGTCACCGATGCGGGGATCGAAGCAAACACCCTCGATGATTGCACGCGTGTTGAGTCCACGGCTTTCCGCATAAGTATCCAGTTCATTGAAATACGCCACACGTAACGCTAGATATGTGTTGGCAAATAGTTTGATGGCCTCAGCCTCGGTGACGCCCACCACCAATGTGGGAATTCCGGTGCTGCCATCATGATTAACGCGAGACATCTCAGCGGGATCAGCACCTTCAACGAGCAGGGACGCGAATCGACGTGCCGCTTCGACAGACTCAGTATCATTCTGCGGGGTGCCGACGACGATGCGGCTT
The window above is part of the Bifidobacterium longum subsp. infantis ATCC 15697 = JCM 1222 = DSM 20088 genome. Proteins encoded here:
- a CDS encoding ABC transporter permease, whose translation is MKDFFESLKKRYHYAMVVFKELVKTDFQLRYQGSFLGMVWSVLKPLMLFAVMYVVFVKFLKFSDGTPTFPISLLCGTCLWSFFSESTSMGMQSIVGRGDLLRKVHFPNYIIVASTTMGSMISLGINLCVVLLFGFFAHAHYTWRVLLVPFNIIQLYCLGLGVALLLASLFVYFRDVAHIWEVVLQAMFYATPIIYPISMVANNPEFAWAGKLLMLNPSTQIIMDIRHNLLSPEYVPTVWTMVDNRLLCLLPYALSVFILCLGIHVFRKYSSKFAEVL
- a CDS encoding ABC transporter ATP-binding protein, producing the protein MAEVAMAEKTQEKTVDERPVVLKVDHVAKMFRLPTEQATGLKMAFLNWTKGIKGYTEQHVLRDINFEVQQGDFFGIVGRNGSGKSTLLKIISQIYTPEQGSVTVKGKLVPFIELGVGFNPELTGRENVYLNGALLGFTRTEIDAMYDDIVEFAELEDFMDQKLKNYSSGMQVRLAFSVAIKAQGDILVLDEVLAVGDEAFQRKCDDFFTKIKRDPTKTVILVTHSMDAVKRYCNKAILIKDGNIIASGDKDSVADQYTLENIRSDQKHSRPKKNEHPEGLNDRVPTFRFIPVSPTVANCSDTFKFDIEYEYNDDDGYIAIAMNDIKRGGIPYDSGQKNLKVQKGHHILHMDMPLALFNNGEFRLVGSFRTENLEDDKRTDMIAYTNDDNSLLFAVRDKANTRDYALLNDRAMRMHLISYDD
- a CDS encoding DUF4422 domain-containing protein, which encodes MPKISIVIPAYNVGSYLQECLDSVRNQTFSDIEAIVVNDASTDDVAQIAEAAATQDPRIRVIANNPNMGTHRTRMAGAEAATGEYTFFLDGDDALKPDMCEQLVQELSQHPVDILHYGLTVIGANDLLQSEQEAFEAFNNTEIPDSSGEDIVRDIFDESRGYKVDWRVTQRLYKTSILKQAFAAMTKDRLGRSQDGYECFVVSAFAKTYHSCKHCRGYVYYYGRGISGTNTISAKKYAKYCEHFKADFDASYEFADAQHSDMLRSCAQGFQRKATEILANDWAVRIPEDEKAEALESMQEVFGPAITGREIYRFVRDKAYALLSADQLIAPDNTLPNWLAMANAITVPADQISEDSIRFHEMKQVATHHMSELTEKTCNTETFQKYNEQRIRLFVTTHKNVDTFDSVIMQPVQVGLREGSYRFPWAFHDDDGENISERNPRYCELTTQYWAWKNINADYYGFCHYRRYFDFSETPHEENPYGEIMDDYIDAKAARKYGLNDANIAKVVKQYDVITTPFGNLEEIIDKHGTPRALWEAAPLLYDDDLKRCYQILCSMYPDYKEDAKAFFEGNKACFCNMFIMKREIFFDYCSWMFPILEEFDRNTDYSHYSREALRTPGHLSERLLNIYLLHHKRVDSNWRFKELQCVHFTNPEPAEELKPLDVFDKPIVPVVFAADDNYVPQLTTTVYSAMKNADPSYFYDVVVLQQDIAGDKQERMWRFFEQFPNMSLRFLNVKRELSGYDLSTNNAHISIETYYRFLIQQLLPNYDKVLYLDSDIIIVGDIAKLYDIDLQDNLLGAVRDIDFLGNLNVKHGKRMSYAKDVLKMKNPYDYFQAGVLVLNTKGMRNRYSIEQWLTYASNPNYIYNDQDVLNAYCEGKVLYLPWEWNVVHDCGGRVGNLFTQAPNDVYDAYVKSRSNPQIIHYAGYQKPWVDPDCDYSSIYWRYARETPFYERLIKRVVLANEPQIPEEVFLPKHERAVGEDNPIRKFVDPLMPIGSRRRDVLKAVARVIRGRR
- a CDS encoding nucleotide sugar dehydrogenase; this translates as MKIAVAGTGYVGLSVALLLAQHNEVHALDIIPEKVEQLNNGKSPIVDSVITDFLEKSTLGERILDFHATLDPQEAYRDADFAVIATPTNYDEKKNYFDTSSVEAAITSVRRYAPNAWIIIKSTIPVGYTQQLRKNLQDDRILFSPEFLREGHALYDNLHPSRIVVGTPQNDTESVEAARRFASLLVEGADPAEMSRVNHDGSTGIPTLVVGVTEAEAIKLFANTYLALRVAYFNELDTYAESRGLNTRAIIEGVCFDPRIGDGYNNPSFGYGGYCLPKDTKQLLANYSQVPQNLIEAIVDANRTRKEFVASEVMELVRNVQNPIIGIYRLTMKSGSDNFRQSAIQDVMKQFKANGIPVLIYEPTLRESNFHGSEVTHDLADFKTRSSAIVANRWNDDLLGVSDKVYTRDLFRRD
- a CDS encoding DUF4422 domain-containing protein, translating into MVLTAEQHHSNIRIFVSAHKQATFPKGESILPMQVGAAHATTRFPNTLHDDEGENISAENPRYCELTAQYWAWKNEDADYYGFCHYRRYFDFTDTPHKENDYGEIIDSYIDSRTIAEYGINDKAIAHAVDGWDIITTPLNDVRRIGGFSNLKQHWDADEHLRLNDLRHMYDILCERHPDYKMDADAVLNGRTAAFCNMFIMRKEIFFEYNEWLFPLLDEFAMTTDFSKMDMQTTRTVGHLSERLLNIFIAHKQRTGADWKIKRLQCVHFLHPEPNAILEPVGQERGRVVPVVFAADNNYVPMLTTTIYSMLKNASTNRMYDVIVLERNITDENKRYMRQFFARFSNALIRFFDVNRYLAGFNLTTSNAHISIETYYRFIIQEALPFYSKLLYLDCDLVVNGDITELFDTELGSNAIAAVPDIDFIGNLNMKNGERAEYVHKQLHMRDAYGYFQAGVLVMNLDRMRKIHTVHEWLEIASRPGYIYNDQDILNVECEGLVTYLDYSWNVMHNCAGRIAGVFDFAPASMYKAYMQSRNTPKIVHYAGFDKPWENPWCDFAPLYWSYACETPFAAQMVAAMSGVERPAPPEHHERAIAEDSPMRKYVDVLAPVGSKQRELLKVIARKAQGKR